A region of the Lachancea thermotolerans CBS 6340 chromosome E complete sequence genome:
AAAAATCACATACAAACGTTATAATTAAAGTTACAAGATTCTTATGGAAATGAATTCAAACAAACTAGTGTTATAAAGAACATAACCTTGGTTAATGTGATTCTGATTTTTCCATATTCTAAAATGAGCCTGCCGACGAATTTTAattcaagactttgagaaTGGAGTTTTGTTATATAGCATTTTACATACATCTCAAGGCCAAAGTTGTTTCGACCTTTTACCAAGATTTTTGCAACGCAAAGATCATGTTTCAGAACAAACCTCAGCAAAAAATGACCTCAACATTCGTAAGTGTTTGTTAAATTTTTTAAAGctcttttgaactcttttcTTAATCAACTGCAGGGGTAGTATTAAACctatcttcaacttctgtCCATCAATATCCTAACGTATAAAGCTCGCATATTcaggcttcaaaaatatttcaGTAAACATCTCATTGTTTGTTACAGTAAGGCTGCTCTCAAATGACCGAAGCGCTGAGCCTCCGTTTGTTCTCGCATTTGGCGGTCTGAGAATCGAAAAAGATAGCTAGTTTTGATGTTTAGTACCACGCCAAATATTCTATCCACTCGATGGGAGACGATTACgggaaaaaaaacaaaaagattGTCCTTTGCCCTCATCTGTGGATTAATTTTCTCCGAAGGGCGAACTGCTCGTAGGATTCGCTGAATATCACAATACTCATATTAAATAGTACTTGAGGAGACACCAAGCGGCAGATAAATATTGAATCAAAAATTTCTGTCAccgttgaaaaaaaaacaagtaGTTGTGATGGTTTCCTGCCAGGTCGTTACTGCAAAAATGCTAATAAAAGTAGTTTAAAAGCATGTGTTGTTGCTCTTTCAATTCCAGCTTCATTTCAAGACTAAATAGTCGAAGCCTAGATTACACACGCGCAGCAACCTAGCTTTTAACTATGTGTTCAACACCATAATAAGCAAAATTTATAATTTATGTTTTTAGATGCTTTCCTTTGTAAGCAAAAATAATCTTTTGGCTCCAGCGAGCAAAGGCTTCCATTTTCGGAGTCATTAATTTTACCAACTTCTTTAATAAACACCCCAATCTCTAATATGTGTCCTCTAACCAGCTAGAAAAGAATTTTACACACGAAATGATAAAGATCGGCTTATGCCAACCAGTGATTCATCAGTTATACGAAACTGGTGGATTGGAAGAGGGCTGCGATATCTGATAAACAACAAGCTTTTATGATGCAAGCAAATAGAAAAAATTACCCAAAAGTTTGAGTTACCCAGAGGTTATTATGTATGCATGATTGAAGAAGTACCAAGTACAGGACGCATGCCTCTGGCGCTGAGTGGTGGTATTCATCTCATGCCTAATGAGTGcatctttcttcttggcttccAAATATACTGAAAATCATGTAAGCCACGCAATTGGGGTTATTTattcaacagcttttcaagacctACCTCTAATACGGATCTGCAATCAGAACCTTACCATAAGCCAGTTTAAACCAAACCAAAAAATATCGAAATGACTTCTGCTAGCGGCTTTTACATTCCTCCCGTACCCCTCTTTGGCGAGGGCGCCATTGAAGAGGCTGCTAAGCAAATCCGTTAACAAggtttcaagaatgttCTTATTGTGACCGACCCGACTATCGCCAAGATCGGTCTGTCTGGGACTGAATCAAAAATCCTTGAGAAGCTCGGTCTCAATGTGGCCATTTACGACCAAACTCAACCAAACCCCAACGAGAGGAATGTCGAGGATGGATTGAAGGTTCTTAAACAGCACAAATCAGATGTTGTTTTTTCCATTGGTGGTGGTTCTGCTCATGACATTGCCAAAGCAATTGCTCTGGTAGCTACCAATGGCGGCTCCATCGAAGATTATGAAGGCGTTAATaaatccaagaaaaaaggGTTGCCTCTGTATGCTATTAACACTACTGCAGAAACGGCTTCTGAAATGGCGGGGTCGATTATTACAAACGAAGCGAAGAAGACTAAGATGGCCATTATCGACAACCATGTAACTCCGGCAGTCGCCATCAACGACCCCGCTACTATGTACGGCCTACCTGCTGGTCTAACTGCTGCAACTGGATTTGATGCCTTGACCCACTGCATCGAGGCCTACGTCTCTTCTGCCTCCAATCCTATCACTGATGCGTGTGCCATGAAGGGTATTGACTTGATTGAGGAAAGTTTGGAGAAAGCTTTCCTTAACGGCTCTGACAAGAAAGCGCGCACTGACATGTGCTACGCCGAATATCTGGGCGGTATGGCTTTCAACAATGCCTCTCTTGGCTACGTCCATGCTCTTGCTCACCAGCTTGGCGGTTTTTACCATCTTCCTCACGGAGTGTGCAACGCCGTGCTGCTTCCTCACGTCCAatacttcaacaaagccgATCCAGCTACTGAAAAGAGGCTAGCGGAAGTTGCTATTCACCTGCGTGCTAAAGAGCACACCGCTGATGCTACCATCGAAAAGCTGTTGGATATGGGAAGAGCGCTAAAGATcccaagaaatttgaaggaGCTGGGCGTCAAGAaggaagactttgaagcactgGCCGAGCACGCTATGAAAGATGCATGCCATGCAACAAACCCTATTCcgtttgaaaagaaggaggTATTGCTATCTTGCAGCGCGCTTATGATTATTGAAGAACCGTGAATGGTCGCGAGTAAAGACATGCAGATATTTATTCTCAATGATGATTAACGATGTGTAGCGTGTTAGCACTATATGTTGTGATGAAGCGGATTGCAGTTCATCTTATTTAATGAAATGAATTGAGGATGCACTTAAAGCGTACCACCACTATCCTCATTTTTGAGACAAGGTAACAACTTTAATATTCTGTTAGAAGGCATATTTCTAGGATTCATCATTCCTGCCTCCTCACCTGCTAGCACGAATTGCCGCGCAAGAGAAGCAGGCCAGAGAATAAGGCAGAAAAAGTGTGATTTTGTGACGTAAAGCTCTTAGTATAGCTCCCACGGACTTGTGTAAACAAATGACCATCAAACGGCCCTACCACAAACAAACTCGGGCAAACAGCGGATCAAGCTATTTCAGTACAGTGAATATATTCGTTCGTAGATCGATTGTAAGTGTTCGGCTATGTCAAAAAAGAATGTTGTATGAACATATAGAAGTGACCTAAATTGGACACCATAAGGCTAGGGTTATAAACAAACAATACTAGAAGCTGTCGGCTCGCCTAGTCAAAGGCAAGATGGGTCGACATAGCAGTCAAAAATCCAGTTTCTCCCGTAACATTGGGGTCTGGGCCAATAAAGGAGCTGGGAAAACCGAGATCAAACGGAACGATGCTCTCAAGGAAACTGATCTGCTCTGGAGATAGCTTGATGCTTAAGGCTTCAATATTTTGCTTGAGATGTTCGGTTTTTCTGCCTCCCACGAGCGGGTATACGCGGCTGGTCTTTGACCGTACGTAGGCAAGTGCAATTGCGGTAATCGATTCGGTGTTATGCTCCTTCGCCACCTTCTCCAAAGCTTCGCAGACCTTGATCTCGTTTGGAGTTTGGTCTGCAGGACCAAAAAAAGTACGTATGTTTTCTCcgttgttcttcttttcctccaAACTCTTTTTCGTTTGGAACCGGCCGCCACCCAACACATCCCAGGGGACGAGCGCCATCCCAAAAGTCCTTGCCATAGGTATAATTTCGCGTTCAAAGTCCCTTGTCATCACGTTCCACCGGCCTTGATATACACTGAAAGGGGTTTTACCATGAGCCCTAGCATATGTGTTTGCTGCAGAGACTACCCACGCAGGAGTGTCTGATACACCAAGATAGAGTACTTTGCCCTGCTGAACAAGAACATGAAGACTGTCCATGACTTCCTCGATCGAAGTCATCTGGTCCCACCAATGGACGTAGAGGATGTCAATCCAGTCTGTTTGCAGCTTGCGAAGAGAGTCGCGAACGCTCAGTTGCAAGCTACGCCTGTGATTACCGCTAAAATTCGcgctcttgttctttccGATCTGGTATGCCTTGTAGTCACTTGTGTATTTAGTGGCAATAACAATCTGATCACGAATTTTTCTCGAGGACATCCACTCTCCTATCCATTCCTCAGATTGCCCGTTTTGGTAATTGTTGGCAGTGTCGATAAAGTTGCCACCCGCTTCGTAGAACGCATCTAGTAACTCAAAAGAGCGCTGCTTGTCCATAGAGCCCAAAGTCTCTTCCCACGCGTCACCAATAGACATCGCC
Encoded here:
- a CDS encoding aldo/keto reductase (highly similar to uniprot|P42884 Saccharomyces cerevisiae YNL331C), with product MSELFAPAPEPPTELGRLRILSKNAGIRVSPLVLGAMSIGDAWEETLGSMDKQRSFELLDAFYEAGGNFIDTANNYQNGQSEEWIGEWMSSRKIRDQIVIATKYTSDYKAYQIGKNKSANFSGNHRRSLQLSVRDSLRKLQTDWIDILYVHWWDQMTSIEEVMDSLHVLVQQGKVLYLGVSDTPAWVVSAANTYARAHGKTPFSVYQGRWNVMTRDFEREIIPMARTFGMALVPWDVLGGGRFQTKKSLEEKKNNGENIRTFFGPADQTPNEIKVCEALEKVAKEHNTESITAIALAYVRSKTSRVYPLVGGRKTEHLKQNIEALSIKLSPEQISFLESIVPFDLGFPSSFIGPDPNVTGETGFLTAMSTHLAFD